The Drosophila innubila isolate TH190305 chromosome 3R unlocalized genomic scaffold, UK_Dinn_1.0 2_E_3R, whole genome shotgun sequence genome has a segment encoding these proteins:
- the LOC117791556 gene encoding BRCA1-associated protein, producing MLENISLCVIKIEIDLEASAESEGAVSSEHPTNPRVQKERERDRGLRQTRDIVIETYSNQRWTHELSTESGSEIESNKMNWAAALQQHTNSPTAGSSRETTPRSGDDSQMGTASNFPKEIGYFSGNPIVEVTKGIIHLYKKNERKAIKEAPSNQLCLLAVPATLNCHDLLNFIAPCHAEIRHVQIVRDGSPNQFMVLLEFRSNEAALEFYKSYNGIAYNSLEPDSLCHAVWVSEVERGEHGLPPLGHTELPTCPVCLERMDESVDGVLTILCNHAFHASCLMKWGDSTCPVCRHVQTPELVEDSVCMECEGTDSLWICLICGHVGCGRYQGGHAAAHYRATNHTFAMQLGTSSVWDYAGDNFVHRLFQNKSDGKLVASQTEKDEREEKIDSMQMEFTYLLTSQLDTQRKYYEERMERLEQEWQNFKTTANETKSEMSELQQQQQTMQKEKQNLERKLANHTTKLKEMQKQLTEERELSKALQTNQSSWHIKYKSLEQQYNEFKHNHDKEVTDLQEQLRDVMFFLDTQQKMANTELSGASITGVSDKDPDTSSRRGNRRKKKE from the exons ATGCTAGAAAACATTTCTTTGTGTgtcatcaaaatcgaaatcgaTTTGGAAGCCAGCGCAG AGTCAGAGGGCGCCGTTTCCTCGGAGCATCCAACCAATCCGCGTGTGCAAAAGGAGCGAGAACGTGATCGTGGACTTCGCCAGACTCGCGACATTGTCATTGAGACCTACTCGAATCAACGTTGGACACACGAATTGAGCACGGAATCGGGATCAGAGATTGAGAGCAACAAGATGAACTGGGCTGCTGCACTGCAGCAGCATACCAATAGCCCCACGGCCGGAAGCTCTCGTGAGACGACTCCACGCAGTGGCGATGACTCACAGATGGGTACAGCCTCGAATTTTCCAAAGGAAATCGGCTACTTCTCGGGTAATCCCATTGTTGAGGTGACCAAAGGCATCATTCATCTGTACAAGAAGAA TGAACGCAAGGCCATAAAGGAGGCGCCATCGAATCAATTGTGTCTTCTGGCAGTGCCGGCGACTTTAAACTGCCATGATTTGCTTAACTTTATCGCCCCATGTCATGCCGAGATCAGGCATGTGCAAATTGTGCGGGATGGCAGTCCCAATCAATTTATGGTGCTGTTAGA ATTCCGTTCGAACGAAGCGGCGCTGGAATTCTATAAATCCTACAATGGCATTGCCTATAACTCACTGGAGCCGGACTCACTTTGTCATGCTGTCTGGGTGTCGGAGGTGGAGCGCGGGGAGCATGGTCTGCCACCGTTGGGACACACTGAGCTGCCCACGTGTCCAGTGTGCTTGGAGCGCATGGACGAAAGTGTTGATGGCGTCTTAACCATTCTGTGCAATCACGCTTTCCACGCCAGCTGCCTGATGAAATGGGGCGACTCGACATGTCCAGTGTGCCGTCATGTGCAAACTCCCGAACTCGTCGAGGATTCGGTGTGCATGGAGTGCGAGGGCACAGATTCGCTCTGGATTTGTTTGATATGTGGGCACGTGGGCTGCGGTCGTTATCAGGGTGGTCATGCGGCAGCTCACTATCGTGCCACAAATCACACCTTTGCCATGCAGCTGGGCACGTCGAGTGTGTGGGATTATGCCGGCGACAACTTTGTGCATCGCCTGTTCCAAAATAAATCAGATGGCAAGCTTGTCGCCTCCCAAACGGAGAAGGATGAGCGCGAAGAGAAGATCGACTCGATGCAAATGGAGTTCACATATTTGCTAACCTCACAGCTAGACACGCAGCGCAAGTACTACGAGGAGCGCATGGAACGACTGGAGCAGGAGTGGCAGAATTTTAAGACCACTGCAAATGAAACCAAGTCAGAGATGAGCGAgctccaacagcagcaacagactATGCAGAAGGAGAAACAGAATCTGGAACGGAAACTGGCAAATCATACAACAAA GCTCAAGGAAATGCAAAAGCAGCTGACTGAGGAGCGTGAGTTGTCGAAGGCCTTGCAGACCAACCAAAGCTCCTGGCACATCAAATACAAGAGCCTGGAGCAGCAGTACAACGAGTTTAAGCACAATCACGACAAAGAAGTCACTGATCTCCAGGAACAGCTGCGGGATGTCATGTTCTTTCTGGATACCCAACAAAAAATGGCCAACACAGAGCTATCGGGCGCCTCAATCACCGGCGTCAGCGACAAGGATCCGGATACCAGCTCGCGACGTGGCAATCGCCGTAAGAAAAAGGAATAA
- the LOC117790475 gene encoding uncharacterized protein LOC117790475, giving the protein MLTACPEELPNPHKNCLREMLNTLICNDQDVKRLNTELRNLQVELKAELNKIDKSPEKCSSEKKKSMKNQLCEVDEDLSDFTKRIINLDEVKHFYTKRCEEIRQRRDSIIVYGRQCMQAYSEEKCKFKSFHENTIDYVKRTAALSQDQNVIQRCEHDICEMHKRFVKEVANLKQCESQLQPFFKLLKDSDPTAMCECCCFKEYDWLPQGKNLDVVDNMANELKDKMGKVLVGALAQLHTHMPQDMHGFIAGYLMNVERNEQEVKEKLDIFQDKEEPENKEVPDPTFHCDTDCPKKE; this is encoded by the coding sequence ATGTTGACCGCCTGTCCTGAGGAGTTACCTAATCCGCACAAGAACTGCCTGCGGGAAATGCTGAACACGTTGATTTGCAATGACCAGGATGTGAAGCGTTTGAATACAGAATTGAGGAATCTGCAGGTGGAACTCAAGGCGGAGTTGAACAAAATTGACAAGTCACCTGAGAAATGCAGCTCTGAGAAGAAAAAGTCAATGAAGAATCAGTTATGTGAAGTGGATGAGGATCTCTCGGACTTCACCAAGCGCATCATCAATCTGGACGAGGTCAAGCATTTCTATACCAAACGATGTGAGGAAATACGTCAGCGTCGGGATAGCATTATTGTCTATGGCAGACAGTGCATGCAGGCCTACAGCGAGGAGAAGTGCAAGTTTAAGTCCTTCCATGAGAACACCATTGATTATGTTAAGCGAACAGCGGCATTGTCCCAGGATCAGAATGTCATTCAGCGCTGTGAACACGACATTTGCGAAATGCACAAGAGATTCGTTAAGGAGGTGGCCAATTTGAAGCAATGCGAATCACAATTACAGCCCTTCTTCAAACTTCTCAAGGATTCCGACCCGACTGCCATGTGTGAGTGCTGTTGCTTCAAGGAATACGATTGGTTGCCCCAGGGTAAAAATCTAGATGTGGTCGATAACATGGCCAATGAACTGAAGGACAAGATGGGCAAAGTCCTGGTCGGCGCCTTGGCCCAACTGCACACTCACATGCCCCAGGACATGCATGGATTTATAGCCGGATATCTCATGAATGTCGAACGCAACGAACAGGAAGTCAAAGAGAAATTAGATATATTTCAGGATAAAGAGGAACCCGAAAATAAAGAGGTGCCGGACCCAACATTCCACTGCGATACTGATTGCCCGAAAAAAGAGTAA